TCCTTAGATGTACCTGACATCAAGCCAACCACAACTTTTTCTTGTTTGCCTGATAGTGATTGCAAATCTTTGCTCATGTTCGCTCTAGGTTTAGCTATTTATTAAGTGCGTCTCTCAAAAATCCTCTATGCGTTTTAAGTAAGTTTTTCGAATCCTTAAAGTTCAATTCTTTAACAGCCATTACAACTGATGCTTTTACATCCCAATTCGATGCCTTTAGTAAGTCTGAAGCTTTTCGTTCATCCACTTGGGCTATGTTCATAACTATCCTCTTTGCCCGATCTTTTAGCTTTGCAGATTTTGGCTGAACATCTACCATAAGGTTTCCATACGTTTTACCAAGCTGAACCATTGAAGCAGTGGTTATCATATTAAGAACCATCTTTGTCACTGTGCCCGCCTTCATTCTAGTAGATCCGACCAAAACCTCCGGACCTACTAAGAGTTCAATAGTAACGTCTGCTATTGTAGAGCTCACCTTGTTGCAAGTAATGTGAACTGTAGTGCTTCCTATCTCTTTGGCATACTCAAGCCCACTTTCTACAAAAGGAGTAGATGCACTTGCGGCAATGCCGACTACGGCATCATCATTCGTCAATTCGGACTTAGTTAGAAATTCTTTTGATTCTGTCCTTGAGTCTTCTGCGCCTTCAATAGACTGCCAAACAGCTTCTCTTCCACCTGCAATAAAAGCCTGTATCAGCTTTGGATCTGTTCCGAAAGTAGGAGGACACTCTGAAGCCTCTATTACTCCCAAACGCCCACTTGTGCCGGCGCCAATAAAAAATAGCCTGCCGCCCTTTTTCAATTTTCCTGTAATATGCTCGACGGCTTCTGCAATATTATTTTTTACTTTTTCAATCGCGCCTACTATTTCACGGTCCTCTTGTATAATCAACTCAACTGTTTCAAGAGGCGAGCACGTATCCAAATGGGTTGTTCTTGGGTTTATTTTCTCTGTAAGAAGGTGCCCTGTTTTTCTGCTTTCAGTCACAGAACTATTATATCCTGTAAACTGGAACAAATTAACTAGGGTTTGGTAGTAATTTGATTAGGTAATACTTAGAAACTACAAATAAAACTAGTTTGTAGAAGGATTTTCAGCGCTGTTTTCCTCTTCCTGATCGACAAGATACCTCACAGCAGCTCTTACAAATTTACTTCTATCAGCCTCGCCCAATATACCTTTTAGATTATCGTAAATGCTTGGATCAATAATGAGGGCACCTAAAGTACCTTCGCCGCCTCTTAACATCTCAGATATCTCATTAAAATTGGCCATGGTTTCTTTAAGCTCTCCAGATGCAACAGCTAAATTGGCTAGTGTGACATCTATCTCGCCTCGATTAACATTATCAAGAACCTGATCAAGCTTAGATACAGCCCCGTTTAGTTTAATAAGAGTATTTTCGTCAATCTTACCGCCTGTGCTGTCTTTAGGCCCATAAATCATCGTGTTTAGAATTCCATTTCCGTTTTTTATAGCTTCCATGTTTTCTTGAAGAGCTTCAGATGTAGCTTTTACACTGGCGATTGTCTGATTAATGTTCTCTAAATTCTGACCTTCTCCTATCCCCTTTACTATTTTATCAAGGCTTTTAGAAATGCTGATAATATTTGCTAGAAGATCGCCTGACTGGCCTATGATGCTCGCAAATTCAATTGGGGTTTGGCTTTGTATAGTCACAACATCAGGAGGTGAAGCTAGAGGCTGCTGTGTTCCAGGAATAATCTCTATGAATTTATCACCTAAGAGTCCCTCAGTTTTGATGGTAGCTCTGGCATCTGGGTTTAATCGGCTCATGCCTTCTTTATTAACCTGCATGGTGACGTTTATCACTTTGTCACCAACAGGGTCGTTTGCAAAGCCAAGATCAGTTACCGCGCCAATGCGCACTCCTGAGAGCCTTACAGCGGCTCCTTTAATTAGGCCGGCAGTGTTTTTGAATGATGTTTTGAGAGTATAGCTTTTTTCGAAATAATTTTGTTCTCCCCCTAACATAAATATCATTGTGGAAACAATAGCTATGGC
Above is a window of Thermodesulfobacteriota bacterium DNA encoding:
- the murQ gene encoding N-acetylmuramic acid 6-phosphate etherase is translated as MTESRKTGHLLTEKINPRTTHLDTCSPLETVELIIQEDREIVGAIEKVKNNIAEAVEHITGKLKKGGRLFFIGAGTSGRLGVIEASECPPTFGTDPKLIQAFIAGGREAVWQSIEGAEDSRTESKEFLTKSELTNDDAVVGIAASASTPFVESGLEYAKEIGSTTVHITCNKVSSTIADVTIELLVGPEVLVGSTRMKAGTVTKMVLNMITTASMVQLGKTYGNLMVDVQPKSAKLKDRAKRIVMNIAQVDERKASDLLKASNWDVKASVVMAVKELNFKDSKNLLKTHRGFLRDALNK
- a CDS encoding MlaD family protein translates to MKNERAINFRVGLFVIIAIAIVSTMIFMLGGEQNYFEKSYTLKTSFKNTAGLIKGAAVRLSGVRIGAVTDLGFANDPVGDKVINVTMQVNKEGMSRLNPDARATIKTEGLLGDKFIEIIPGTQQPLASPPDVVTIQSQTPIEFASIIGQSGDLLANIISISKSLDKIVKGIGEGQNLENINQTIASVKATSEALQENMEAIKNGNGILNTMIYGPKDSTGGKIDENTLIKLNGAVSKLDQVLDNVNRGEIDVTLANLAVASGELKETMANFNEISEMLRGGEGTLGALIIDPSIYDNLKGILGEADRSKFVRAAVRYLVDQEEENSAENPSTN